One Candidatus Omnitrophota bacterium DNA window includes the following coding sequences:
- the miaA gene encoding tRNA (adenosine(37)-N6)-dimethylallyltransferase MiaA has protein sequence MPLTKPFIIIIVGPTAIGKTALGVRLAKKIEGEIISCDSMQVYKGVNILSQAPGVKETKNTRYHLIKFLNPQSEFSAAQFAGRAEHLIKDILKRKKIPIVLGGTGLYVRALVDGLFPSPEADQNFRKKMYGLAARYGNEYLYKKLQKVDPQSARLIHKNDIRRVIRALEIYNSTGKTMTELKKSTKGIAGSYKVKIFGLTAPRDLIYSNINDRVDDMINAGALKEVKNIYKKKLSKTANAVIGLRELSGFLKGEYGLNAAKELMKMNTRRFAKRQLTWHRPDKRIKWFDVSKISQGRIISAIAKGVS, from the coding sequence ATGCCGCTAACTAAGCCCTTCATTATAATTATTGTTGGGCCGACGGCGATAGGCAAGACAGCGCTTGGTGTCAGACTCGCCAAAAAGATCGAAGGTGAAATAATATCCTGCGACTCCATGCAGGTATATAAAGGTGTAAATATCCTAAGCCAGGCTCCGGGCGTCAAAGAGACAAAAAATACGCGATATCACCTGATAAAATTCTTAAATCCACAAAGTGAATTTTCAGCCGCGCAATTTGCCGGACGCGCCGAACATTTAATAAAAGATATATTAAAACGCAAAAAGATACCGATAGTTCTCGGAGGTACCGGGCTGTATGTAAGGGCGCTGGTAGACGGCCTTTTTCCCTCACCGGAAGCGGATCAAAATTTCAGGAAAAAGATGTATGGCCTTGCCGCGCGTTATGGAAATGAGTATCTGTATAAAAAATTACAGAAGGTTGATCCGCAGTCCGCGCGTCTTATCCATAAAAATGATATCAGGCGTGTAATAAGAGCTCTTGAGATATATAATAGTACCGGTAAGACTATGACCGAATTAAAGAAGAGCACAAAAGGCATAGCGGGTAGCTACAAAGTAAAGATATTCGGCCTGACGGCCCCCAGAGACCTTATCTATTCGAATATAAACGATAGGGTTGATGATATGATTAATGCCGGAGCCTTAAAAGAAGTTAAAAATATATACAAAAAGAAATTGAGCAAGACCGCAAATGCCGTGATAGGACTAAGAGAGTTGTCCGGTTTTCTAAAAGGCGAATACGGCCTTAACGCGGCGAAGGAGCTGATGAAGATGAATACAAGGCGCTTTGCGAAGCGGCAGCTTACATGGCACAGGCCTGATAAAAGGATAAAGTGGTTCGACGTCA